A section of the Roseivirga sp. BDSF3-8 genome encodes:
- a CDS encoding gamma carbonic anhydrase family protein, producing the protein MKKADNVYIAPNATVIGDVKLEESSSVWFGAVLRGDSDSIHIGKGSNIQDLAVVHVDPGVPVHVGEGVTVGHAAIIHGATIGDFTLVGMRATVMNNAKVGKYCIIGAHALVTEGMEIPDYSVVMGTPGKVVKQLPEKTTERLHRSAEHYQERGREYLAGKYKNEV; encoded by the coding sequence ATGAAAAAAGCAGATAACGTATACATAGCTCCGAATGCCACGGTAATAGGAGATGTGAAGCTGGAGGAGTCCTCTTCCGTGTGGTTTGGTGCGGTACTAAGAGGGGACAGTGACAGCATTCATATAGGTAAAGGGAGTAACATTCAGGACCTGGCGGTGGTGCATGTAGACCCTGGGGTACCTGTGCATGTAGGCGAAGGGGTAACTGTAGGCCACGCGGCCATTATTCACGGAGCGACTATCGGGGACTTTACGCTGGTGGGTATGCGGGCGACGGTAATGAATAACGCAAAAGTAGGCAAATACTGCATCATAGGGGCGCATGCCTTAGTGACAGAGGGCATGGAGATACCTGACTACTCGGTGGTGATGGGGACACCGGGTAAGGTAGTAAAACAGCTACCGGAAAAGACAACGGAGCGCCTGCACCGAAGTGCTGAGCACTACCAGGAAAGGGGCCGGGAATACCTGGCTGGAAAGTATAAGAATGAGGTCTGA
- a CDS encoding mechanosensitive ion channel family protein produces MITLLPRATSGVLTRALIVFMTLIVPLQALAFRQSGDEENKPEARLQTPYHTIKTHLDNLQEDAYHPEVAAEVFIQADSVNRTEKEAIALAVKLKHILDGSGTYIDTETIPKSPDYRDTLSNQNRYYLTDKFPDIYLQRYDNLWLFSEFTARRIDKIHEEVYPFGTAALLSLLPRLGHKRIMGLHLWQHIGILILVLLSFIIHKLLTLFFERVIVGLMHRFGYKRIASKYILPVAKPLSFLVIFLLLRLFIPLLLLPPIAGQYVILVLGAALPLFGTLVFYHLVDVFGAYLEKVADRTESTLDDQLVPLVRKALKAFVIIIGGLFILQNLNFDVTALIAGISIGGLAFALAAQETIKNFFGSLMIFVDKPFQIGDWITSGGEIDGTVEEVGFRSTRIRTFRNSVTSVPNGKLADMTIDNHGLRVYRRFYTRLNITYDTPPEVLQAFIDGLKKVVIDHPDTRKDFFEIHFNELGATSLEIMFYIFFAVPTWSEELICRHQILMEIVKLAETLGVRFAFPTQTLHIENLPGQKSLTPEYTETGEQLRTRLEEYLKARESQVGRDQ; encoded by the coding sequence ATGATAACCCTGTTACCCCGCGCTACATCCGGCGTACTCACCAGAGCCCTTATCGTCTTTATGACCCTGATAGTGCCCCTGCAGGCACTGGCCTTCAGGCAATCCGGCGACGAGGAAAATAAGCCGGAAGCCAGGCTCCAGACCCCGTATCATACCATTAAGACACACCTTGATAACCTCCAGGAAGACGCCTACCACCCCGAAGTGGCAGCAGAAGTTTTTATTCAGGCAGATTCAGTCAACAGAACCGAAAAAGAGGCCATAGCACTTGCCGTTAAGTTAAAGCATATCCTTGACGGCTCAGGTACCTATATCGACACCGAAACCATACCTAAGAGCCCCGATTACCGCGACACCCTCAGCAACCAGAACCGCTACTACCTTACCGATAAGTTCCCCGATATCTACCTGCAGCGCTATGACAACCTGTGGCTCTTTTCTGAGTTTACCGCCAGGCGCATAGATAAGATTCACGAAGAAGTTTACCCCTTTGGTACCGCTGCCCTGCTCAGCCTGCTACCCAGGCTTGGGCACAAGCGGATTATGGGGCTTCACCTGTGGCAGCACATAGGTATCCTCATCCTCGTGCTGCTCAGCTTCATCATACATAAGCTCCTCACACTCTTCTTTGAACGCGTCATAGTGGGGCTCATGCACAGGTTCGGCTATAAGCGCATCGCCAGTAAGTACATATTACCAGTAGCCAAGCCCCTCAGCTTTCTCGTAATATTTCTGCTTCTACGGCTCTTTATCCCGCTCCTACTTCTGCCACCCATAGCCGGTCAGTACGTTATACTCGTGCTTGGGGCCGCCCTTCCTTTATTTGGCACCCTCGTCTTCTACCACCTGGTAGACGTATTCGGGGCCTACCTGGAAAAAGTAGCCGACCGAACAGAAAGTACCCTGGACGACCAGCTCGTTCCCCTGGTGCGTAAGGCGTTAAAAGCCTTCGTCATTATCATCGGCGGGCTGTTTATTCTGCAAAACCTGAATTTTGATGTCACCGCCCTCATAGCCGGTATTTCCATCGGTGGTCTGGCCTTCGCCCTGGCTGCCCAGGAAACCATCAAGAACTTCTTTGGCTCCCTCATGATATTTGTGGATAAGCCCTTTCAGATAGGCGACTGGATCACCAGTGGTGGCGAGATAGACGGCACGGTAGAGGAGGTAGGATTCCGCTCCACACGTATCCGCACCTTCCGCAACAGTGTCACTTCAGTGCCGAACGGAAAGCTCGCCGACATGACCATAGATAACCATGGGCTGCGCGTTTACCGCCGCTTCTACACCCGCCTGAACATCACTTACGATACGCCTCCGGAGGTGCTGCAGGCATTTATAGATGGCCTCAAAAAAGTAGTCATCGACCACCCCGATACCCGTAAGGACTTCTTTGAGATTCACTTTAATGAACTCGGCGCTACTTCCCTGGAGATCATGTTCTACATATTCTTTGCGGTACCCACCTGGTCCGAAGAGCTCATTTGCCGGCACCAGATACTGATGGAGATAGTAAAGCTTGCCGAAACCCTCGGGGTACGCTTCGCCTTCCCTACGCAAACACTGCACATAGAAAACCTGCCGGGACAGAAAAGCCTCACCCCCGAGTATACAGAAACCGGGGAGCAGCTTCGCACCCGGCTGGAAGAGTACCTCAAAGCGAGGGAGAGCCAGGTCGGCAGAGATCAGTAA
- a CDS encoding DUF3667 domain-containing protein → MKRRRKTSHCLNCGLDLDRSTNFCPRCGQENTDNNVSFSTLARDFISNYFSLDGRFGRSVLPFLFNPGKLTREFISGRRKTYMHPVRLYLVLSLIFFTVVAFYAQSQVDGDFKALDANYAEPAEGELSYSVDGEDGTKKRRLQLKDKNDSLLMAEELVLPANVENQLARLDSLMYRDTVASIDSVADSTKRKSRTFVLNGQETGLDVILELMNNKNLTEAEILDSAGAKQGTTEYWLGKQAIRLNRAEGKQVLAAIMKNLPIMMFILMPVFALMLKVLYMRRDNLYIHHLVHAIHIHSFLYLALLLIVVVIWTSFLKQLLVPLLIIALLAYLFMSFYKVYRQGILKTFFKLGFLAFAYTTLLSFALLMETLISLALY, encoded by the coding sequence ATGAAAAGACGCCGGAAAACGTCTCATTGCCTGAATTGTGGGCTGGATCTAGATCGAAGCACAAACTTTTGCCCGCGCTGCGGCCAGGAAAACACAGATAATAACGTCAGTTTCAGCACACTGGCGCGTGATTTTATAAGTAACTACTTTTCACTGGATGGCCGCTTTGGCCGCTCGGTCCTGCCCTTTTTGTTCAATCCGGGTAAACTCACGCGTGAGTTTATCAGCGGAAGACGCAAAACGTATATGCACCCGGTGCGCCTGTACCTCGTCTTAAGCCTCATATTTTTCACTGTAGTGGCCTTTTATGCGCAGAGCCAGGTAGATGGGGACTTCAAAGCGCTTGACGCAAACTACGCCGAGCCGGCAGAAGGAGAGCTTAGTTACTCTGTGGATGGCGAGGACGGAACCAAAAAGAGACGCTTACAACTTAAAGACAAAAACGACAGCCTGCTCATGGCTGAAGAGCTGGTGCTGCCTGCCAATGTAGAGAACCAACTGGCCCGCCTGGACTCTCTCATGTACAGGGATACGGTAGCAAGTATCGACTCAGTGGCGGATAGCACCAAACGGAAATCGCGGACCTTTGTGCTGAACGGACAGGAAACAGGCCTGGACGTAATCCTGGAACTGATGAACAATAAAAACCTGACGGAAGCGGAAATACTGGATTCGGCGGGCGCAAAACAGGGAACCACAGAGTACTGGCTGGGCAAGCAGGCAATCCGGCTGAACCGTGCGGAGGGCAAACAGGTATTGGCTGCCATCATGAAAAACCTGCCGATCATGATGTTTATCCTTATGCCGGTGTTCGCACTGATGCTAAAGGTGCTGTATATGCGGCGGGACAACCTGTACATTCATCACCTGGTGCACGCTATACATATACACTCCTTTCTGTACCTGGCGCTTCTGCTAATAGTGGTGGTGATATGGACAAGCTTTCTGAAGCAACTTCTGGTGCCCTTATTGATCATTGCCCTGCTGGCTTACCTGTTTATGTCCTTCTACAAAGTGTACCGCCAGGGAATACTGAAGACATTCTTTAAGCTGGGCTTTCTGGCCTTTGCGTATACCACCCTGCTGAGTTTTGCCTTGTTAATGGAAACGCTCATCTCACTGGCTCTTTACTGA
- a CDS encoding lysophospholipase — protein MSEPETISLSGPDGTPLYVRRWDPVGPVKAVLCIVHGLGDHSGRYTELAAYLNESGISVFAIDLHGHGNSGGKRGHIDSYQALLEDVEVLLKEARLAYLDAPLFLYGHSFGGGIVANFLQQHPSKELTGAIISSPWFRLAFEPPAWKLKLAQFTQQFIPSLTLSNELESQWISKEEEEMQRYEDDPLVHNRISARLFSLAFKNGLQVLKSESRINIPMLVVHGKEDQITDYHATAEFVKKYPDMVKFILIENGRHELHHDTEKARVMNEIGSFLHNEVAMREASGVSG, from the coding sequence ATGTCCGAACCAGAAACTATCAGCCTGTCGGGTCCTGACGGCACGCCTCTCTATGTGCGGCGCTGGGACCCAGTAGGACCTGTCAAAGCGGTCCTTTGTATTGTTCACGGACTAGGAGACCATAGCGGGCGCTATACCGAACTGGCAGCCTATCTTAACGAATCCGGCATATCCGTATTTGCCATAGACCTGCATGGCCATGGCAACTCGGGTGGCAAACGGGGCCATATAGATAGCTACCAGGCTCTGCTGGAAGACGTGGAGGTACTATTGAAGGAGGCCCGCCTGGCTTACCTTGATGCCCCTCTGTTTCTCTATGGCCATAGCTTTGGCGGAGGTATCGTCGCAAACTTTCTTCAGCAACATCCCTCAAAAGAGCTTACGGGAGCCATCATAAGCAGCCCCTGGTTCAGGCTGGCTTTCGAGCCTCCGGCATGGAAGCTTAAGCTGGCGCAATTCACACAGCAGTTTATCCCATCGCTCACGCTGAGTAATGAACTGGAATCCCAGTGGATATCCAAGGAAGAGGAGGAAATGCAGCGCTATGAGGATGATCCGCTTGTACATAACCGGATAAGTGCGCGGCTCTTTTCTCTGGCCTTTAAAAACGGCCTGCAGGTACTGAAGTCTGAAAGCAGGATCAATATACCCATGCTGGTAGTGCATGGTAAGGAGGACCAGATCACGGACTATCATGCCACTGCGGAGTTTGTGAAAAAATACCCTGATATGGTGAAGTTTATCCTTATCGAAAATGGCCGCCATGAACTGCACCATGATACGGAAAAGGCCCGTGTGATGAATGAGATAGGCAGCTTCCTGCACAACGAGGTAGCGATGCGGGAGGCCTCGGGCGTATCGGGTTAG